A genomic stretch from Setaria italica strain Yugu1 chromosome VII, Setaria_italica_v2.0, whole genome shotgun sequence includes:
- the LOC101778599 gene encoding 60S ribosomal protein L17, translating into MVKYSREPTNPTKSTKAMGRDLRVHFKNTRETAFALRKLSLTKAKRYLEDVIAHKQAIPFRRYCGGVGRTAQAKSRHSNGQGRWPVKSARFILDLLKNAESNAEVKGLDVDTLYVSHIQVNQAQKQRRRTYRAHGRINPYMSSPCHIELILSEKEEPVKKEAESQIATRKA; encoded by the exons ATG GTGAAGTACTCGAGGGAGCCGACCAACCCCACCAAGT CCACCAAGGCCATGGGCCGGGACCTCCGTGTTCACTTCAAG AACACCCGTGAGACAGCTTTTGCCCTCAGGAAGTTGTCACTCACCAAGGCCAAAAGGTACCTTGAGGATGTGATTGCCCACAAGCAGGCCATCCCCTTCCGCAGGTACTGCGGCGGTGTTGGGCGTACTGCTCAGGCTAAGTCGCGCCACTCCAATGGACAGGGACGCTGGCCCGTTAAGTCTGCTAGATTCATTCTAGATCTTCTCAAGAATGCAGAGAGCAATGCTGAG GTCAAAGGTCTTGACGTCGATACCCTCTACGTGTCGCACATTCAAGTGAACCAAGCTCAGAAGCAGCGGCGCAGGACCTACCGTGCTCATGGACGCATCAATC CTTACATGTCCTCCCCATGCCACATTGAGCTGATCTTGTCGGAGAAGGAAGAGCCAGTGAAGAAAGAG